The sequence below is a genomic window from Natronorubrum halophilum.
CATCCTGCCAGTTCATACGAATGTGACAGCATCTCTCGCACGATAAAACATGTTGAAACGGGCTTCACCGGCCGCTCCGTTTATTGGGTCCGGACCTCGCGCCGTACACCGCTCGAGGGACCGGGTGTCGAGACCGCCGCTCGAGCGACTCGACGGGCGATCGAAACGATCCGAGTTCAGTCCCGTCGGTCGAGGTAGCCGAGGACGCCCCGCGTGTTCATCGCCGCCTCGGCGCTCGCCTTGCGCTCGCCCCAGACGTCGGCCACGTCGGTCTCGGTAGCGAAGTGTTCGACGACGGCCTCGTCGTCCGCGAGTTCCTCGCGCTTCCGTTCGACGGCCCGCACCCAGTCGGTAAGCACGGTCGCGTACTCCTCGAGGGCGGCGTCGAGGTCGTCACCGACGTCTCGCGGCCCGAAGTGCGTGTAACAGAGAACGTCCGGATCGATTTCTGCGATCGTCTCGAGGTCGTCGAGACACTGCTCGAGATCGAAGTCCGAAGGGGGCGACGTCTCCCGGATTTCCTCGATTCCGGGGATCCAGATGCCCGCTGCGTCGCCGGTGAAGACGGCGTCGTTCGCCGGGTCCTCGAAGATCACCTGGTGGAACGCGTGGCCCGGCGCGTCGTGGACGCGCAGTTCGTGTTCGCCGAGGTCGACGACGTCGCCGCCCTCGAGTTCGACGATTCGGTCTTCGGGGATCGGTTTCGGTTCGGCGTAGAACTCCCACTGGTCGCCGACGGCGTTTTTCGTGCCCTCGACCAGTCGCGAGGGATCGGCGAGCAACCCCGATCCGGGAGCCGGGACGTACACGTCGGCGTTCGGGCAGACCTCGGCGAGGAAGCCAGCGCCGCCGGCGTGATCGAGGTGGATGTGCGTCACCGCGATAACCGCGAGTTCCTCGGGGTCGATGCCGACCGCCTCGAGCGCCTCGACGATCGACTCGTAGTCGGTTCCGATCCCGGTATCGACGACGGCGGGCCGGTCGTCGTCGAGGAGATAGACGGCGCCGTATTCCTCCGTGTCGTACATGCCGGTGTCGAGATAGTAACAGTCCGTACAGTCGCCGGCCGTCACCTCGTGAACCGTACCGAGATCCGTTTCCATAGCGGTATCCCGTCGGCTGACGGGATAAAAGCTGGCGTCGCGGCCGAACGCTCGCTCGAATGCGGAGACTGTGCGGTCGGTTCCGGGAGCACCGCGACGCTGACGACGGACGATCCGTGATCCGGCCGCCGGGGCGGTTACCGATTGTCGGGACAGTCCTTCCACTCGCCGATTCCCGACGGATCGAGGTGGACGTGGGCGTCGCCGACGTTCTCGAGTTCGCGCAGCCGTTCCACGAGATCCGACTCGATGTCGTGGGCCTGCCGGAACGGCATGTCGCCGTCGACCTCGACGTGGACTTCGACCTCGAGGACGGTGCCGTCGTAGAAGACGGTCAGATCGTGGACGCCGCGGACCTCCGGGTGGGTCCGCAGGGTCTCGATGATCGTCATGCGCTTTTCGGGATCGGGAGCGGCACCGGTGAGGTAATCGACGTTCTCGCGGCCGATCTCGACGCCCTGATAGACGACCAGCAGGCTGACGAGCGCCCCGGCGAGGGGGTCAAGAATCGGCTGCCCGAACCACACGCCGGCAACGCCGACGACCGCGGCGAAGGAGGTGTAGATATCGTTCAGGCAGTCCGCGGCGAGCGCCCTGAGCGCGGTCGAGTTCACGTCCTCGTTGACGAGCGTCGTGTATCGGTAGACGAGGTACATGTCCACGATCGCGAACGCGAGCGCGCCGAGCAACAGCAGGTTCGCGTCGGGCGGATCCTGCTCGACGAGCCCCTGGACGGATTCGGAGAGCAACAGCAATCCGAGCAATGCGATCACCGCGCCGACGAACAGCGCCGTCAGCGGTTCGATCCGGTCGTGACCGTGCGGGTGGGTATCGTCGGGTTCGTCGTAGGAACTCCGGCCCCAGATCAACACGACGACGCTCGCGACGAGGTCCGCGAGCGAGTGGGCGGCGTCGGCGACCAGGGCGACGCTCCCGAAGGCCAGCCCTGCGGCCCCCTCGACCACAATTTTGACGACGTTGCCGAGGACGTTCACCCACGACGCGCGCATGAACCCGCGGCGTTCGTCCTCGACATCGACCATGCCGTGGTTTAGAGGGAGTCTAAACTTGGGTCTTTTCCTTCCGATCGAGCCGACGCGAGGCGATTTACATCGCAATTCTAATCACGCCGCTGGGAGAACCACGCCGTATCCGGGCGATGGGGCCCGCCCGAACCAACCGCCGGACCGCTCGTAGTCGTCGCGGGTCGTCGTGTCGACGGCCGCGTCGAACGCGAGGGCGGCTGACGGTCCCTGCCTCCCAACCAGCTATGGCAGCCGACCACCCCCTCGTTCGACTCGAGACGCTCGCACTGATCGGCATCGGCGGCTTCGCCGGATCGAACCTCAGATACTTCGCGGCCGGGTTGCTCCCGGAGATACAGGCCGTAGTGCTGGTCAACGCGCTCGGCTGTTTCGCCCTCGGAGGCCTCGTCTACGAGGCCGAGTACGCGGGACTCGTCGGGAGCCGCTCGCGGATCGTCTTCACGACCGGCTTTCTCTCGTCGCTGACGACCTACAGCACGTTCGCGATCCAGTCGGCGCTGGCACCCGAGCCGCTGTCGTTCGTCGCCATCGTCGCCGGCAACTACGGACTCGGATTCGTGAGCGTTCTCGCGAGTCGGGCGCTCGCGCGCCGCCTCCGCGACGGATCCGGACCGACCGCCGGCGGTGAGACCGCATGAGCCTCGAGCCGGTGGTCTCCGCGGGCGCGCTCGAGGCGGTACTCGCCGGCGCGTCGCTGATCAGCAACGGGCTCTCGGAGTACGTTACGTTCGACCCCGAACCCGCTCACGTCGTGGGGACCGGCGGCGCGATCGGCGCGGTGTTGCGCCACTGGGTATGGCTGCGGTTCTCGAGCGAGCGATTTCCCTGGCCGACGCTGGTCGTGAACGTGCTCGGTAGTTTCGGCTTCGGACTCGCGATCTTCGCGGGCGCGAGCGAGTCGATGATGCAGCTCGTGGGAACCGGCATTTGTGGCGCGTTCACGACGTTCTCGTCGTTCTCGGTCGAAACCGTCCGGCTATACGAACGCGGTGACCGGCTGCTCGCCGTCGCGAACGCCGCGGGAAACCTCGCGCTCTCGCTCGCGGCGATCGGACTCGCCTGGGGTATCGTCGCGGTCGGTACGTTCTGAGCGGCTCGAGGCGCACCTCGCGGTACCCGAACGGGCCGAAGCGACCGGCTCTGGAGCGGTGATAAAATGAAAATCCGCTGTTAACGTCGCCGTGAGGCGACAGTAAACAGGGTCTTACTGTCGTTCGACGTTCGTCGCGCGCGGACCTTTGGGGGCCTGCTCGATGTCGAATTCGATTTCTGTACCTTCTTCGAGATCCGGGCCGCCAACGTCTTCCATGTGGAAGAAAACATCGTCGTCCGCGTCGTCCGTCTCAATGAAACCGTAGCCGCCTGTGTCGTTGAAGAAATCAACCTTACCTTTCGCCATTACAAACAAGTGTAGGGACAGACCACGGATAACACTTGCGAGGGTCGGAGTACCACGACTCATCCGCGCGAAGAGACATCGTTCGCGCGAGTGACACCCGTCAGTGCCACCAGAACCGTCGAATACCGGGCTTCCGGTCGCCCAGTAATCACGACGGCGGCCTCATCGATTCGATCTACCTGTTTCGTCGCCACTGCGGAGCAGTTTGTATCCCACGTACATCGCAGTCGCGGCGATCCCGGCGGCGACGGCGATCGTACCCGGTATCTCCCGGCGTTGGCGGAGGCTCGTATACAGACTCGACTCCGCAACGTGGCCCTCGTAGCTGCCTCGCTCCTCGAGGTCGCCGGCGGGGCCGTCGAGACCGTTCCGGTCGTCGGGACGCGGCGGATCGTCCGTTCGCTGCTGGCTGAAAAACGCCGCTTCCATGAGTCTATCCATCAGCCGCGAGGCGTTCCGGCCGAGCAGCGTCATGTTCTTTCCGCCGGCACCGACGGTCACCTCGCGCTGGGGGTGTTCCGCGGCGTGGAGGATCGACCGGGCCACCGTCTCCGGCGCGTAGACCGGTGCCGGAAGCGTCGCCGCCCGGTCCATGTGGTTTTTCGCGTGCTCCGGGAACGGCGTATCGATCCCGCTCGGTTTGACGAGCGTCACAGCGACGGGTGCGTCTTCCTCCTCGAGTTCCGTTCGAAGCGTCTCGGT
It includes:
- a CDS encoding MBL fold metallo-hydrolase, with product METDLGTVHEVTAGDCTDCYYLDTGMYDTEEYGAVYLLDDDRPAVVDTGIGTDYESIVEALEAVGIDPEELAVIAVTHIHLDHAGGAGFLAEVCPNADVYVPAPGSGLLADPSRLVEGTKNAVGDQWEFYAEPKPIPEDRIVELEGGDVVDLGEHELRVHDAPGHAFHQVIFEDPANDAVFTGDAAGIWIPGIEEIRETSPPSDFDLEQCLDDLETIAEIDPDVLCYTHFGPRDVGDDLDAALEEYATVLTDWVRAVERKREELADDEAVVEHFATETDVADVWGERKASAEAAMNTRGVLGYLDRRD
- a CDS encoding fluoride efflux transporter FluC is translated as MSLEPVVSAGALEAVLAGASLISNGLSEYVTFDPEPAHVVGTGGAIGAVLRHWVWLRFSSERFPWPTLVVNVLGSFGFGLAIFAGASESMMQLVGTGICGAFTTFSSFSVETVRLYERGDRLLAVANAAGNLALSLAAIGLAWGIVAVGTF
- a CDS encoding CrcB family protein; this translates as MAADHPLVRLETLALIGIGGFAGSNLRYFAAGLLPEIQAVVLVNALGCFALGGLVYEAEYAGLVGSRSRIVFTTGFLSSLTTYSTFAIQSALAPEPLSFVAIVAGNYGLGFVSVLASRALARRLRDGSGPTAGGETA
- a CDS encoding cold-shock protein, with translation MAKGKVDFFNDTGGYGFIETDDADDDVFFHMEDVGGPDLEEGTEIEFDIEQAPKGPRATNVERQ
- a CDS encoding SDR family oxidoreductase, producing MNGELKPLEEQVIVITGASSGIGLTTARMAADRGATLVLAARSEDALRELAEEINDEGGDAAYVVADVRNREDVREIARVATDTYGGFDTWVNGAAVSIYGKLEDVPIEEMRDQFETNVWGLLYGSLEAADHLKERDDGGAIINVGSIVSERAIVLQGSYSASKHAVKGFTETLRTELEEEDAPVAVTLVKPSGIDTPFPEHAKNHMDRAATLPAPVYAPETVARSILHAAEHPQREVTVGAGGKNMTLLGRNASRLMDRLMEAAFFSQQRTDDPPRPDDRNGLDGPAGDLEERGSYEGHVAESSLYTSLRQRREIPGTIAVAAGIAATAMYVGYKLLRSGDETGRSNR
- a CDS encoding cation diffusion facilitator family transporter, producing MVDVEDERRGFMRASWVNVLGNVVKIVVEGAAGLAFGSVALVADAAHSLADLVASVVVLIWGRSSYDEPDDTHPHGHDRIEPLTALFVGAVIALLGLLLLSESVQGLVEQDPPDANLLLLGALAFAIVDMYLVYRYTTLVNEDVNSTALRALAADCLNDIYTSFAAVVGVAGVWFGQPILDPLAGALVSLLVVYQGVEIGRENVDYLTGAAPDPEKRMTIIETLRTHPEVRGVHDLTVFYDGTVLEVEVHVEVDGDMPFRQAHDIESDLVERLRELENVGDAHVHLDPSGIGEWKDCPDNR